A stretch of Vibrio maritimus DNA encodes these proteins:
- a CDS encoding putative nucleotidyltransferase substrate binding domain-containing protein, protein MDAELIEIQNFLASHPPFDELPEETLIHVSQQIEIGYYREDTPIIHFGDDIQDLYMVRSGVVEIYRRKGELYNRIDEGDLFGQMGLLTNNKVRFPAKAVEDTLVYCIPAEVFQELYDGFDSFADFVEVEDTVRLRQTVSNNENTNDLTTSKVRTLLTRDAPTIERSSTIQSAARLMADEQVSSLLIIDPEIVENDEEDTSPVVGIITDRDLCTRVLAESLDPQDEVSTVMSTDVISLDHNAYVYEAMLTMLRYNVHHLPVLKNKKPLGIIETTDIVRYESQNSLLLVSSIFQQQSVEELKALSDQIRDSFVRLVNEDANAHMVGTAMSVIGRSFKQRIIELAEEELGQAPIPYCFLALGSMGRDEQLLVTDQDNAIILDDSFNKEKHGKYFEAFSKFICDGLADCGYTYCTGDIMATNPEWRMTRKEWEACFADWIDDPNPKALLNASIFFDLDGVYGKLKWAEQLNSFIVRRARRNNRFLACLARNALNRKPPLGFFKDFVMEKDGRHNNSINLKRRGTAPLVDLIRVHALAVGSRSTNSFERLDDIHEAGILPKGRARDLKDALEFISMVRIAHQAQDVEQGIEPDNNVEPENLSDFERRNLKDAFQILSNGQNFLKFRYQASNNFK, encoded by the coding sequence ATGGACGCTGAACTGATTGAAATCCAGAACTTTCTGGCCTCTCATCCCCCTTTCGATGAACTCCCTGAAGAAACGCTGATACACGTCTCACAACAAATTGAGATTGGTTACTATCGCGAAGACACCCCCATCATTCATTTTGGCGATGACATTCAAGACCTGTACATGGTTCGCAGTGGTGTTGTCGAGATTTATCGACGCAAAGGCGAGCTTTATAACCGAATTGATGAAGGCGATTTATTCGGTCAAATGGGTCTTCTGACCAATAACAAGGTACGCTTCCCTGCCAAAGCGGTTGAAGATACTTTAGTGTACTGCATCCCTGCGGAAGTGTTTCAGGAACTTTATGATGGCTTCGATTCATTCGCAGACTTTGTTGAAGTCGAAGATACCGTTCGATTGAGACAAACCGTATCGAACAATGAAAATACCAACGACCTGACCACCTCCAAAGTCCGAACGCTACTAACTCGCGATGCACCAACCATTGAACGCAGCAGTACTATTCAAAGCGCCGCTCGCCTCATGGCAGATGAGCAGGTGTCGTCGCTGCTTATTATCGATCCCGAAATCGTAGAGAACGACGAAGAAGATACCTCACCAGTTGTCGGTATTATTACTGACCGTGACCTATGTACGCGCGTGCTAGCAGAAAGCTTGGACCCGCAAGATGAAGTCTCTACGGTTATGTCCACGGACGTCATCTCTCTTGACCACAATGCGTATGTGTACGAAGCGATGCTCACCATGCTCCGTTACAATGTGCATCATCTTCCGGTACTTAAGAACAAGAAACCTCTTGGGATTATTGAGACGACCGATATCGTTCGCTATGAGTCTCAAAACTCTCTCTTACTCGTAAGTAGTATCTTCCAGCAGCAATCTGTTGAAGAACTGAAAGCGTTGTCTGACCAAATTCGAGATAGCTTTGTTCGTTTGGTCAATGAAGACGCTAATGCCCATATGGTGGGCACAGCCATGTCGGTGATTGGTAGAAGTTTCAAACAACGTATCATTGAGTTAGCAGAAGAAGAGTTAGGGCAGGCACCTATCCCTTATTGTTTCTTAGCGCTAGGTTCGATGGGACGAGACGAGCAACTCTTGGTTACCGACCAAGACAACGCCATTATCCTTGATGACAGTTTTAACAAAGAGAAGCACGGCAAATACTTCGAGGCTTTCTCTAAGTTCATTTGCGATGGTCTCGCCGATTGCGGATATACCTACTGTACTGGTGACATCATGGCAACGAACCCTGAATGGCGAATGACCCGTAAAGAGTGGGAAGCGTGCTTTGCCGACTGGATCGACGATCCAAACCCTAAAGCGCTGCTCAATGCCTCGATATTTTTCGACCTCGATGGAGTATACGGAAAACTAAAGTGGGCAGAGCAGCTCAATAGCTTTATCGTCAGACGAGCTAGACGCAATAACCGCTTCTTGGCCTGTTTAGCTCGCAATGCGCTTAATCGCAAACCACCTCTCGGGTTCTTTAAAGACTTCGTAATGGAGAAAGATGGCCGACACAATAACTCCATCAACCTAAAACGACGCGGTACTGCCCCTCTCGTTGACCTTATTCGTGTGCATGCCCTTGCGGTTGGCTCTCGCTCAACCAACTCGTTTGAACGTCTCGACGACATCCACGAAGCGGGGATCCTGCCAAAGGGACGCGCACGAGATCTAAAAGATGCACTCGAGTTCATTTCCATGGTGCGCATTGCTCACCAAGCTCAAGATGTCGAGCAAGGCATCGAGCCAGACAACAATGTCGAGCCAGAAAATCTATCAGACTTTGAAAGACGAAATCTGAAAGACGCTTTCCAAATTCTGAGTAACGGTCAGAACTTCCTAAAGTTCCGATATCAAGCAAGCAACAACTTTAAGTAG
- a CDS encoding methyl-accepting chemotaxis protein, whose protein sequence is MRLTITNKLLLALILVFGTVVIISTTYQYNQQRDLIYSVLSEQLHDKASNYFDSLNMMMITGTMAQKETLRNKALAQENIENVRVLRGDAVSKLYGTGLDNQIAVDDIDRRALNGETVLEPFKADWGNGLVVALPMKASADYRGTNCIACHMTEEGEVLGAIRIEYNLSHVNGMVNKRTAIAVAIMAAIAFLGYLSTIFIARRFIVGPVQTTSKFMTRVSGSKDLSIRLSQKQNDEVGDLTNDINAFLDTVSESLIKVQTTAQTVSSNADKLTDIAENNESTAKRQLDETAAVESNMQMLKEQQATVSDATERASLLMQETCELTRASSIEAKGASDDIELLVQDITEVSTHISELNAQTEQVSAILSTIKGIADQTNLLALNAAIEAARAGEQGRGFAVVADEVRSLASRTTDATNDIEEIIAKFQQGSSFSVEAVNKVSDTAHQRADEVQALASKMQTVVSQIESTTDLASQVQEQIQANRQTSESVGEKTAIITQHANETSSSATQTHQISMDLQQLSHQLETLLNQFMLNNHNKG, encoded by the coding sequence ATGCGACTTACAATAACAAATAAACTCCTACTCGCACTTATTCTGGTTTTTGGCACTGTGGTTATCATTTCCACAACCTATCAATACAACCAACAACGTGATCTTATTTACTCCGTCCTTAGTGAACAATTACATGATAAAGCGAGCAATTATTTTGATAGCTTAAACATGATGATGATCACCGGCACCATGGCCCAAAAAGAGACGCTACGAAATAAAGCACTCGCCCAAGAGAATATTGAGAACGTTCGCGTCCTTCGCGGTGATGCGGTCAGTAAACTCTATGGTACAGGACTCGATAACCAAATAGCCGTCGATGATATCGACCGCCGCGCCCTAAACGGTGAAACCGTATTAGAACCGTTCAAAGCAGATTGGGGAAATGGTCTTGTTGTTGCACTCCCAATGAAAGCAAGCGCCGACTACCGTGGAACCAACTGTATCGCCTGCCATATGACAGAAGAGGGCGAGGTGCTTGGCGCAATTCGAATTGAATACAATCTTAGCCATGTGAATGGGATGGTGAATAAGCGCACGGCGATTGCCGTCGCTATCATGGCGGCGATCGCGTTCCTTGGTTACCTGTCGACCATTTTTATCGCACGTCGATTTATTGTTGGACCGGTTCAAACAACATCAAAATTTATGACACGTGTGAGCGGCAGTAAAGACCTCTCTATCCGTTTATCACAAAAGCAAAATGACGAAGTGGGTGACTTAACCAACGATATTAACGCTTTCTTGGATACGGTTTCAGAAAGCCTAATAAAGGTTCAAACCACTGCGCAGACGGTAAGCAGCAATGCCGACAAGTTGACGGACATCGCCGAGAACAACGAGTCCACCGCTAAGCGCCAGCTCGATGAAACCGCAGCCGTTGAGAGCAATATGCAAATGCTTAAGGAGCAGCAAGCCACGGTCAGTGATGCCACGGAGAGAGCCTCTTTGTTGATGCAAGAAACCTGTGAGCTCACACGAGCCAGCAGTATTGAAGCAAAAGGCGCTAGCGACGATATTGAGCTACTAGTTCAAGACATCACGGAGGTATCCACCCATATCTCCGAGTTGAATGCCCAAACAGAGCAAGTATCTGCCATTCTCTCGACCATCAAAGGCATTGCCGATCAGACCAACCTACTCGCTCTCAATGCCGCCATTGAAGCAGCACGAGCAGGCGAACAGGGTCGTGGATTTGCTGTCGTTGCGGACGAAGTTCGATCACTGGCAAGTCGAACGACCGATGCCACTAATGACATAGAAGAGATCATTGCCAAGTTCCAACAAGGCAGCAGCTTCTCCGTTGAGGCGGTCAACAAAGTGTCAGATACTGCCCACCAACGCGCCGACGAAGTTCAAGCACTGGCGAGCAAAATGCAGACCGTCGTTTCACAAATAGAATCGACCACAGACCTTGCCAGCCAAGTTCAAGAACAGATCCAGGCAAATCGACAGACCAGCGAAAGCGTCGGTGAAAAAACCGCCATCATCACTCAGCATGCGAATGAAACCTCAAGCAGCGCAACGCAGACACATCAAATCAGCATGGACTTACAACAGCTTTCTCATCAGTTGGAGACATTACTTAATCAATTTATGCTTAATAACCACAATAAAGGTTGA
- a CDS encoding 3'-5' exonuclease, translating to MKKLLKVPAVQWNNKFDVLSERSKDSRLQAFYSAGLPHADTPLREVPFVALDFETTGLNPEKDGILSIGLVPFTLSRIKLNQAAHWTVRPKAKLEEESVVIHGITHNDLIDAPTLNEILEDVLNALAGKVIVVHYRPIERGFLNCALKKMLGEGIEFPVVDTMQIESDYQDKLTAGLLNKLKGKRADSVRLGQTRRRYGLPDYPPHHALMDAVATAELLQAQMAYHGSEGAVLGEYWL from the coding sequence ATAAAAAAACTACTCAAAGTACCGGCGGTGCAATGGAACAATAAGTTTGACGTTCTGAGTGAACGCTCAAAAGACTCGAGGCTCCAAGCTTTCTATTCGGCAGGATTACCACATGCAGATACACCGCTGCGTGAGGTGCCTTTCGTGGCGCTCGATTTTGAAACAACCGGATTGAATCCAGAGAAGGATGGCATTTTGTCGATTGGCTTAGTGCCTTTTACTCTCTCTCGAATCAAACTTAATCAAGCTGCCCATTGGACTGTTAGACCAAAAGCCAAGCTGGAAGAAGAGTCCGTTGTCATACACGGGATTACGCACAACGATCTTATTGATGCCCCTACTCTTAACGAGATCCTTGAAGATGTGCTCAACGCACTCGCAGGCAAAGTGATTGTTGTCCACTACCGTCCTATTGAGCGCGGATTTTTGAACTGTGCTCTGAAGAAGATGCTTGGTGAAGGCATTGAGTTTCCCGTCGTGGATACCATGCAAATTGAGTCAGACTATCAAGATAAGCTGACGGCAGGCCTGCTAAACAAGCTTAAAGGAAAGCGCGCGGACTCTGTTCGCTTGGGTCAAACACGTCGACGCTACGGACTACCTGATTATCCGCCGCATCATGCACTGATGGATGCCGTGGCAACCGCTGAACTGCTACAAGCGCAAATGGCTTATCACGGGAGTGAAGGAGCTGTATTGGGAGAATATTGGTTGTAA
- a CDS encoding amino acid aminotransferase → MFEKVVAAPADPILGLTEEFKKDARAEKINLGVGIYKNEQGETPVLATVKKAEAALLETEKTKSYLTIEGTAEYGLAVQKLLFGADAEIVAEKRAKTAQAPGGTGALRVAGEFIKRQLGEVKIWISNPTWANHNGVFSAAGIETAQYRYYDAQTKDKDFAGMVADLEQASAGDIVLLHGCCHNPTGIDPTADEWEQLAKLVADKGLVPLFDFAYQGFAKGVEEDAQGLRTFAKYNKEILVASSFSKNFGLYNERVGAFTLVAETEEIATTAFSQVKSIIRSIYSNPPAHGSAVVTYILNDAALRAEWEQEVAEMRDRIQEMRELFVATLKAEGVDADFSFIERQNGMFSFSGLSKEQVNRLKEEFGIYIVGSGRISVAGMTKSNMGPLCKGIAAVL, encoded by the coding sequence ATGTTTGAAAAAGTTGTTGCAGCACCCGCTGACCCTATCCTCGGTCTTACAGAAGAGTTTAAAAAAGACGCTCGCGCTGAGAAGATCAACCTAGGTGTAGGTATCTATAAAAATGAACAAGGTGAGACTCCTGTTCTGGCTACCGTAAAAAAAGCAGAAGCGGCACTTCTAGAAACGGAAAAAACCAAGTCTTATCTAACGATTGAAGGGACAGCTGAGTATGGTCTAGCTGTTCAAAAACTACTATTTGGTGCAGATGCTGAAATCGTAGCTGAAAAGCGCGCAAAAACAGCTCAAGCTCCAGGTGGTACTGGCGCGCTTCGCGTAGCGGGTGAATTTATCAAACGCCAACTAGGTGAAGTAAAAATCTGGATCAGCAACCCAACATGGGCAAACCACAACGGCGTATTTAGCGCTGCTGGCATCGAAACGGCACAATACCGTTACTACGATGCACAAACTAAAGACAAAGACTTTGCTGGCATGGTTGCGGACCTTGAGCAAGCGTCTGCTGGTGATATCGTATTGCTTCACGGCTGCTGTCATAACCCAACAGGTATCGACCCAACTGCAGACGAGTGGGAGCAACTTGCTAAGCTTGTAGCTGACAAAGGCCTAGTTCCACTATTCGACTTCGCTTACCAAGGTTTTGCAAAGGGTGTTGAAGAAGACGCTCAAGGTCTGCGTACTTTCGCTAAGTACAACAAAGAGATCCTTGTAGCGAGTTCATTCTCTAAAAACTTTGGTTTGTACAATGAGCGTGTGGGTGCGTTTACACTCGTTGCTGAGACAGAAGAGATCGCTACGACTGCCTTCTCTCAAGTGAAGAGCATCATCCGCTCTATCTACTCGAACCCGCCAGCGCACGGCTCTGCGGTTGTTACCTACATTCTAAACGATGCAGCACTGCGCGCAGAATGGGAACAAGAAGTCGCTGAAATGCGCGATCGTATTCAAGAAATGCGTGAGCTATTCGTGGCAACACTGAAAGCAGAAGGCGTAGATGCAGACTTTAGCTTCATCGAACGCCAAAACGGCATGTTCTCTTTCTCTGGCTTGAGTAAAGAGCAAGTAAACCGCCTGAAAGAAGAGTTTGGTATTTACATCGTCGGTTCAGGTCGTATCAGCGTTGCAGGTATGACTAAATCAAACATGGGACCACTATGTAAAGGTATCGCTGCGGTACTTTAA
- a CDS encoding glycosyltransferase family 2 protein, translating to MKNINNYTLSILVPVYNEQESILPFMDALETSLHSIKDKLDIVFVNDGSSDDTKRIIESVIEVDSRVSLVNLARNFGKESAMTAGLDHVQGDACVIMDVDLQDPPELILKFLNLWQTGDWDTVYGVRVDRSKDTWVKRITAGGFYRFFNWIAAETKIPENAGDFRLIDRTVIDAIRQLPERNRFMKGLLAWTAFRSTGVEFERPERAAGETKFNYWKLWNFAVDGIFSFTAWPLRIWGFVGCGISGLAFLFMLKIIIGATFFGIKTPGYASTISVVLFLGGIQLISLGVIGGYVSRIYREIKQRPIYLVEGVYGRYQSVSQPQHTISKAG from the coding sequence ATGAAAAATATAAATAACTATACGTTGTCGATTTTGGTTCCCGTTTATAACGAGCAAGAGTCGATATTGCCCTTTATGGATGCGTTAGAAACGAGCCTTCATTCAATCAAAGATAAGTTAGATATTGTCTTTGTTAATGATGGCAGTAGTGATGATACGAAACGAATTATCGAATCTGTTATCGAGGTTGATTCTCGAGTGAGCCTAGTCAATTTGGCCAGAAACTTTGGTAAAGAGTCTGCAATGACAGCAGGGCTGGATCATGTTCAAGGTGATGCGTGTGTGATCATGGATGTGGACCTGCAAGACCCACCTGAACTTATTCTCAAGTTTCTAAATCTTTGGCAGACAGGTGACTGGGATACCGTGTATGGCGTAAGAGTGGATCGCTCCAAAGATACTTGGGTAAAGCGCATCACTGCTGGTGGCTTTTATCGCTTTTTTAACTGGATCGCCGCTGAAACTAAGATCCCAGAAAATGCAGGGGATTTTCGTCTTATCGATAGAACGGTCATTGATGCTATTCGTCAGCTTCCTGAGCGTAATCGTTTCATGAAAGGCCTATTAGCATGGACGGCATTTCGTTCGACAGGGGTTGAATTTGAGCGGCCGGAGCGTGCAGCGGGTGAAACTAAGTTCAATTACTGGAAGCTATGGAATTTTGCCGTAGACGGTATTTTTAGTTTTACCGCGTGGCCTTTACGCATTTGGGGTTTTGTTGGCTGCGGTATATCGGGTCTAGCGTTTCTTTTCATGTTGAAGATCATCATCGGGGCGACGTTCTTTGGTATTAAGACACCCGGCTACGCATCGACGATCAGCGTGGTGTTGTTTTTGGGGGGAATACAGCTTATTTCGCTTGGTGTAATCGGCGGGTATGTCAGCAGAATATATAGAGAAATTAAACAGCGCCCCATCTATCTCGTAGAGGGTGTATATGGAAGATACCAATCAGTTTCCCAACCACAGCACACAATCTCTAAGGCAGGCTAA
- a CDS encoding polysaccharide lyase family 7 protein, which produces MRPKTFRFLTLATVITGFLSVSASAATFVMEKNGTDFSIDGNGGAQEGQQLYLWGTNTTNANQQWVQINHGDGYYSYKKKDTNLCWDGGDGGAQRQAVTLQTCNASDYNQHWQKIKVVSGTEIYRFQKRNATGYSIDGNGGAAEGQLLYLWDSSDSNVNQQWVLNNIDSRSGDKLSIDTAFDDGTGHGSYPATNAIDGSTAWSSRWAASGSPVNLTIQLQETSDVSEVGIAWGQGDSRAYTFEIYARPGTSGAWTKVFDDVSSGNVDGFEVFDITDISAQQIRIKTFSNTAGTEWTNINEVEIYGGSGSGGGEPVGNAEYPSDLMSNYNQWKITYPDGTEDKTLYQESNEYFYVNDDRNGIVFRAPVRSNNGTTPNSSYIRSELREREADGSSDIYWTTTGKHVVYAKQAITHLPIVKDHLVATQIHGNKEAGIDDSLVLRLEGSHLFLSFNGGVLRDDLTIKTNYSLGTIHEVMFEVIDGKHYVYYSEDGNLGSAYASGNASQYLVKDGSTTVLMDLDYGEAYFKIGNYTQSNPEKEGSYTDDPDNYGEVVVYDFWVSHQ; this is translated from the coding sequence ATGAGACCGAAGACTTTCCGTTTTTTGACGTTAGCAACAGTAATTACTGGATTTTTAAGTGTTTCTGCCAGCGCTGCTACTTTCGTAATGGAGAAAAATGGTACTGACTTTTCAATAGACGGTAACGGTGGTGCCCAGGAGGGGCAGCAACTCTACTTATGGGGAACTAACACGACTAATGCGAATCAGCAGTGGGTTCAAATTAATCATGGTGACGGTTATTATTCATACAAAAAGAAAGATACTAACTTATGTTGGGATGGCGGGGACGGTGGTGCGCAGCGACAAGCAGTGACTTTGCAAACCTGTAATGCGAGCGATTACAACCAACACTGGCAAAAGATCAAAGTTGTCAGCGGTACAGAGATATATCGATTTCAAAAGCGGAATGCAACGGGCTATTCCATTGATGGAAATGGCGGTGCTGCAGAAGGGCAACTTCTTTATCTCTGGGATTCCAGTGATAGCAACGTTAATCAACAGTGGGTGTTGAATAACATCGATAGCAGGTCAGGCGATAAGCTCTCAATTGATACCGCTTTTGATGACGGCACAGGTCATGGTAGCTATCCAGCAACCAACGCAATTGATGGTAGCACAGCGTGGAGCAGTCGTTGGGCTGCGTCAGGTTCACCTGTGAACCTGACTATCCAACTTCAAGAAACCAGTGATGTATCGGAAGTAGGTATCGCTTGGGGGCAAGGAGACTCTAGGGCGTATACGTTTGAAATCTATGCACGTCCAGGTACAAGTGGTGCGTGGACCAAGGTATTTGATGATGTCAGTAGCGGCAATGTAGATGGATTCGAAGTCTTTGATATCACTGATATCTCAGCACAGCAGATACGTATCAAAACATTTAGTAATACGGCCGGTACTGAATGGACCAATATCAACGAAGTTGAGATCTATGGAGGTAGTGGATCTGGTGGTGGCGAGCCAGTCGGCAATGCTGAGTATCCATCTGATTTGATGAGTAACTACAATCAATGGAAGATTACCTATCCGGATGGCACAGAAGACAAGACGTTGTATCAAGAGAGTAATGAGTATTTCTACGTCAATGATGATCGTAACGGCATAGTGTTTAGAGCACCGGTTCGCTCGAACAATGGTACGACGCCTAACTCAAGCTATATCCGATCAGAGCTTCGAGAGCGAGAGGCTGATGGTAGTTCGGATATCTATTGGACAACGACTGGTAAGCATGTGGTTTACGCTAAGCAAGCCATTACTCATCTTCCGATAGTCAAAGATCATCTAGTTGCGACTCAGATCCACGGAAACAAAGAAGCTGGTATTGATGATTCTTTGGTACTTCGTCTAGAGGGCTCTCATCTATTCTTATCGTTCAATGGCGGCGTGTTACGTGATGACTTGACCATTAAAACGAACTACTCGTTAGGAACGATTCATGAAGTAATGTTCGAGGTTATCGATGGTAAGCACTACGTTTATTACAGTGAAGATGGCAACCTTGGAAGCGCTTATGCGTCGGGCAACGCAAGTCAGTACTTGGTGAAAGATGGCAGTACTACTGTGTTGATGGATCTCGACTACGGCGAAGCTTACTTTAAGATTGGCAACTACACCCAAAGTAATCCTGAGAAAGAAGGGTCGTATACCGATGACCCTGACAACTATGGTGAAGTCGTTGTGTATGACTTTTGGGTCTCGCATCAATAA
- a CDS encoding CatB-related O-acetyltransferase produces the protein MNNKHWTRFELLHQTVKNKNIHIKGTHSYYSDAYDDGFESSVVRYLHGDEVTKDRQPRWAVDQLYIGDYVCIGAEAVILMGGNHTHRADWFSLYPFMDVIDEAYQSKGDTHIQDGAWIGMRAMIMPGITLGEGAVVAANSVVTKDVPAYGVVGGNPAKLIKHRFDDQTIKRLLKLNIYSWSPDKFEALKPLICASDIDALEQASRTFKG, from the coding sequence GTGAATAACAAACATTGGACTCGTTTTGAACTGCTGCATCAAACCGTCAAAAACAAGAATATCCACATCAAAGGTACGCACAGTTACTACAGCGATGCCTATGATGATGGCTTTGAAAGCTCTGTCGTGCGTTATTTGCACGGCGACGAGGTAACAAAAGACCGTCAACCGCGCTGGGCAGTTGATCAGCTCTACATTGGAGACTATGTCTGTATTGGTGCCGAAGCCGTTATCCTAATGGGGGGCAATCATACGCACCGCGCAGACTGGTTCTCTCTCTATCCCTTTATGGACGTGATCGATGAAGCATATCAATCTAAAGGTGATACGCACATTCAAGATGGCGCCTGGATAGGTATGAGAGCGATGATTATGCCAGGGATAACTTTGGGCGAAGGCGCGGTTGTCGCCGCAAACAGTGTGGTGACGAAAGATGTGCCCGCATACGGGGTTGTTGGTGGTAATCCAGCGAAGCTTATCAAGCATCGTTTCGACGATCAAACCATTAAGCGTCTTTTAAAGCTTAATATCTACTCTTGGAGCCCAGATAAGTTTGAAGCGCTAAAGCCACTGATATGCGCTTCTGACATCGATGCGCTAGAGCAAGCAAGCCGCACCTTCAAAGGATAA
- the asnS gene encoding asparagine--tRNA ligase encodes MTYAPVTDVLSGKLAVDSEVTVRGWIRSRRDSKAGISFLAIYDGSCFDPIQAVVPNNLNNYEEEVLKLTTGCSVEVTGKIVESPAKGQDFELAATDVKVVGWVEDAETYPMAKTRHSIEYLREVAHLRPRTNVIGAVARVRNCLSQAIHRFYHEQGFFWTSAPLITASDAEGAGEMFRVSTLDLENLPRTEKGDVDFNEDFFGKETFLTVSGQLNAEAYACALSKVYTFGPTFRAENSNTSRHLAEFWMVEPEVAFADLEDVAKLAEDMLKYVFKAVLAERRDDLEFFAQRIDKQAIARLEQFVDADFAQVDYTDAIQILLDSGREFEFPVEWGIDMSSEHERYLAEEHFKAPVIVKNYPKDIKAFYMRLNDDGKTVAAMDVLAPGIGEIIGGAQREERLDILDDRMRAMNIDPEHMNWYRDLRRYGTVPHAGFGLGFERLVSYVTGMGNVRDVIPFPRTPRSANF; translated from the coding sequence ATGACTTACGCGCCTGTAACTGACGTACTAAGCGGTAAGCTAGCTGTTGACAGTGAAGTAACTGTTCGCGGCTGGATCCGTTCGCGTCGTGATTCCAAAGCTGGAATCTCTTTCCTTGCCATCTACGACGGCTCTTGTTTCGACCCGATTCAGGCCGTGGTCCCAAATAATCTAAATAATTACGAAGAAGAAGTTCTAAAACTGACTACTGGTTGTTCAGTAGAAGTAACGGGCAAAATCGTAGAATCTCCAGCAAAAGGTCAAGACTTTGAGCTAGCAGCGACTGACGTTAAGGTTGTTGGTTGGGTTGAAGATGCCGAGACTTACCCAATGGCTAAGACTCGTCACTCAATCGAATACCTACGTGAAGTAGCGCACCTTCGTCCACGTACTAACGTGATTGGTGCAGTTGCACGTGTTCGTAACTGTCTATCTCAAGCGATTCACCGCTTCTACCACGAGCAAGGTTTCTTCTGGACTTCTGCACCACTTATCACAGCGTCTGACGCTGAAGGTGCAGGCGAAATGTTCCGCGTGTCTACTCTAGACCTAGAAAACCTACCTCGCACTGAAAAAGGCGACGTAGACTTTAACGAAGACTTCTTCGGTAAAGAGACGTTCCTAACCGTATCTGGTCAGCTAAACGCAGAAGCTTACGCTTGTGCACTAAGCAAGGTTTACACCTTTGGTCCAACGTTCCGTGCAGAAAACTCAAACACCAGTCGCCACCTAGCGGAATTCTGGATGGTTGAGCCTGAAGTCGCATTCGCAGATCTAGAAGACGTGGCTAAGCTTGCTGAAGACATGCTTAAGTATGTATTTAAGGCAGTACTAGCAGAGCGTCGCGATGACCTTGAGTTCTTTGCTCAACGCATCGACAAGCAAGCGATCGCTCGTCTAGAGCAGTTCGTTGATGCTGACTTCGCACAAGTTGACTACACTGACGCAATCCAAATCCTTCTAGATTCTGGTCGTGAGTTCGAATTCCCAGTTGAATGGGGTATCGACATGTCTTCTGAGCACGAGCGTTACCTAGCTGAAGAACACTTCAAAGCGCCGGTAATCGTTAAGAACTACCCGAAAGACATCAAGGCATTCTACATGCGCTTGAACGACGACGGTAAAACCGTTGCTGCAATGGACGTACTAGCACCTGGCATTGGTGAAATCATCGGTGGTGCACAGCGTGAAGAGCGTCTAGACATTCTAGATGACCGCATGCGCGCTATGAACATCGATCCAGAGCACATGAACTGGTACCGCGACCTACGTCGTTACGGCACAGTGCCTCACGCTGGCTTCGGTCTTGGTTTTGAGCGTCTAGTGTCTTACGTGACTGGCATGGGCAACGTTCGTGACGTTATCCCATTCCCACGTACTCCACGTAGTGCGAACTTCTAA